One Salvia splendens isolate huo1 chromosome 22, SspV2, whole genome shotgun sequence DNA segment encodes these proteins:
- the LOC121786617 gene encoding uncharacterized protein LOC121786617, whose product MERAIGGKGLLSHINGVTDPPPTTHPSYSKWQQRDYCCFNWIINNVEASLINEVSQYATARDLWEGLAITYASGADPFQVSDLHRQAYNMKQGNMSLESLWNKLQSIWISIDERDPNPMDTPSTIEKYNKIMQ is encoded by the coding sequence ATGGAACGAGCGATTGGAGGCAAGGGCTTATTGTCTCACATAAATGGAGTAACCGACCCTCCTCCAACCACTCATCCCAGTTACTCGAAATGGCAACAGAGAGACTACTGCTGCTTCAACTGGATAATCAACAATGTCGAAGCCAGTCTCATCAATGAAGTCTCACAATACGCGACGGCCCGAGACCTGTGGGAGGGTCTGGCCATCACATATGCAAGTGGAGCCGATCCATTTCAAGTCTCGGATCTGCACAGACAGGCGTACAACATGAAGCAAGGGAACATGAGCCTCGAATCACTGTGGAATAAACTCCAAAGTATCTGGATCTCCATCGACGAAAGAGATCCAAATCCTATGGACACGCCATCAACAATAGAGAAATACAACAAGATCATGCAGTGA